The stretch of DNA ATTGCTTGGCCAACAGTTGTAATTTTTTCAGCTTCATCATCAGGTATTTGAAGGTCAAACTCTTTTTCAAATTCCATAATTAATTCTACTGTATCAAGAGAGTCTGCACCTAAGTCAGACATAAAATTAGATTCATCTGTTACTTCACTTTCGTCGATTACTAATTTATCAACTATAATTGCTTTTACTTTTGATGATATTTCAGACATAATTGTGTATTTTTAGTTAAAATTTTAATTAATTTACCTAGTAAAGATATAGAATTTATTAACGTATAAATAAATAAAAAAACTAGGTTATTTACAGGGTTTTCAACATTTTAACGGTTATGTTTAATGATTAAAATAGCTGTATTTGCATCTGGAAATGGAACAAATGCAGAAAATATTATAAAATATTTTCAAAACCATCCTAAGATAATAGTAGATCTTGTTGCTTCAAATAATTTAGAGGCAAATGTGTTAAAAAGGGCAAGAAGGCATTCAATTTCGATATTACCATTTTTACCTTCGGAGCTTAAAAATGGTAAAGTAATGGAACATTTAAAAAAACAGGAAATATCCTTTATTGTATTAGCAGGGTTCTTGTTAAAAATCCCCACCAATTTAATTAGTACTTATCAAAATAGGATAATAAATA from Flavobacteriales bacterium TMED191 encodes:
- a CDS encoding acyl carrier protein — its product is MSEISSKVKAIIVDKLVIDESEVTDESNFMSDLGADSLDTVELIMEFEKEFDLQIPDDEAEKITTVGQAIEYITSRAS
- a CDS encoding phosphoribosylglycinamide formyltransferase, yielding MIKIAVFASGNGTNAENIIKYFQNHPKIIVDLVASNNLEANVLKRARRHSISILPFLPSELKNGKVMEHLKKQEISFIVLAGFLLKIPTNLISTYQNRIINIHPSLLPLYGGRGMYGINVHKKVFEERNTETGITIHFVNEDYDDGAIIFQAKCSINKYDSVKEIANKVHKLEKKFFPKIIESILDEQN